ATTCTCAACTTATTTTATTACTTGTACTGTTTATTTTATTGGTTATAGTAGGTATAATTTGCTTATAGAGGAAAAAAGTGAGGAAGGGGCTTCCTTCCTCACTTTCCATGAAATATAATTTCTATATAACTAGAAATTAATAAAATTGTTATACATACATTAATAACCCGAAAGACACCGGGTTGGCGGCTCGCAGTTATTTGTTTTCGTTCACACAGTGTATGTGTCATGAAATTCGTGTAAAATATAACAAGAAGTGCGAATGCGACAAAAACAACTGTTATAAGTGTCATGAGGCGAGACCTCCTTTTGGCTAAAATACATATACTCTATATATTGTATCATACGATATTTTGTTCGTGTTATAAAATTCAGAAATAGAAGACTTTGTGTTAGAAAGTGAGGGAGAAAATGGACGTTGTTAGAAGATTAGAACAAGCTGAATACTACGTAGACCTACTATTTAAAATGATTGATGAAGAAAAGTGTCCATTTTATTCTTTGATCATAAAGAAAAAAGCTCGTAAAAAAGATATTGAACGTATACTAAATCTTTGTGAAATACTGAACGAGCAATATGTAGTGGAGAAGGCAGAAGGGCTTCTTTTGTTCGATGCGCTGTTAGATCAATTTGAAAAAGCGCTTCCACATCAGCTCGAAGTACACGAAACTGCGGAAGCGCTAGCAAAACAAGGTTTATTTAAGCCGCTTATGAATGAATTCTTAAGCATGATTGCGAAAAAATAAATAGATTACTTCTTAACTAACTTCTGATCGGATTCCGTAAAGTTCTCCTCAATATTCTCTAATGATTTCTCAAAAATATCGATGAAGTCTTGTCCGTAAATGTTACGCAAGATAGCGATAAGTTCGATATTTTCTGGGAACTTACCGTAAAAATTACGAAGTGCAAGAGCCCCATTAAATACAGAGTTATTTTCAGGATCATACTCCTCCATTAAGCGAAGTAGTAATTCTTCCCCTTTGTCTGTAATCTCAATGTACGTATTTCGTTTATCATCTTCTTTTTTTGAGAATACAAGATAGCCGCGTTCTTCCAGCTTCTTCGAGAAGTTAAACGCCGTTGATACGT
This Bacillus paramycoides DNA region includes the following protein-coding sequences:
- a CDS encoding HTH-type transcriptional regulator Hpr; the protein is MKSGEKDYSVKEAMIFSQRIAQLSKALWKCVEKDWQQWIKPYDLNINEHHILSIAYHLKGASISEIAKFGVMHVSTAFNFSKKLEERGYLVFSKKEDDKRNTYIEITDKGEELLLRLMEEYDPENNSVFNGALALRNFYGKFPENIELIAILRNIYGQDFIDIFEKSLENIEENFTESDQKLVKK
- a CDS encoding DUF1878 family protein is translated as MDVVRRLEQAEYYVDLLFKMIDEEKCPFYSLIIKKKARKKDIERILNLCEILNEQYVVEKAEGLLLFDALLDQFEKALPHQLEVHETAEALAKQGLFKPLMNEFLSMIAKK